TTCTCATCATTTTCACAATAAGAATAAAGCCCTAATAATTAAGGGTATAATCAATCTCATCGACCAGACCAAAGCTCCACTTACTATTGTTTTCGACCAAGAAAATAAAGGAAAGATTAATTTATATACATGCATGCTAGGCTTTCTAGCTTGTTAATTAGTATTGATTAATTAGCCCATACACAGAAACGTTAAGAATTATTTGCTAACCGAAGTGTTTAGTATGGCAATGGCACGATACTCGGCTCTTTCTCTGCTTGCGTTTCTGGTTTCTCCGATCATGGTGATGGCAACATCATACGAAGTTGACTGGTCAGTTGGAGTTGATTTCACTGCTTTTGCTACTCAAAACCATTTCTATGCTGGAGATGTGTTGAGTGAGTGCTCTAGAACTTTGGCACCTTTATTATGCATCATTTGCTCTCTTTGTATATGTGATCCAGATTGTAATTGATGTTTTGTTTTTTTTCTCAGATTTTCATTATGATAGAGTTCATAACAATGTAGTTATAGCAACCAATGGTGATGAGTTTGATCAATGCGAGATGGAACCAAACTTGGGTTATTATCAAAGTGGCAATGAAGCATTTACCTTGCCTGAAGCTGGATACTATTATTTCATGTGCGGGTATCACTGCAAATCTGATGGCATGAGAATGACAGTGTTTGTAAACTAGATATTTTTGCAACAAATGCATGCATGCTTCTCTGGAGAGGAATCGAATTCGTACCAATTAGTTGCTTGTAAATTTTGATTACTAAGAAAGAAGCCTTTGTTAGAGATATGCATAAAGGAGGGAAGTGGATTATAACAAGTTTGAGGATGAAAGAGGAGGTGGGTTTGGAAATACAGACTGCATGCCGTGCTTGAGTACTTGGTATCAGCTTTCAGTTGATCTCTTAGTGATAAAAGACGTGGTATAAAACTTTGTAGCTGAGTGATTAATAGCATTTACCTATGTCCTATGTACTGGATGGAGGTCTCGAGTTCAGTTATATCCCAAGAACTTATGGGTCGCAGCCTTCACACTCAACTATGGTTCCCATTGCTAATTTGCTATTGGTACTATTCTGGGCATGTTGACTATGAAATCTGAATGTTCCTGTGTTGATGAAGTAGGAATTGGCAAGATTATCAAAGCCATGAATCATATCCATGTACTCAATGAGCGGGCTATAACTTACGAATTTGCAAGCGTTTTTGCAATAGGCCTTTCTCATTGTCATTGGCTTTGCATCATTATGCATGCATAACCATTTGGTTAATCTTCTATATATTAATAATTGTTTATGTACAATTTCGGTCGGGTTCGCAAAAGCTGTTGGCGTGTCTAATAGGTGGTGGACTATCCTCCTGCTGACCTGCAATAACAAGAGTGACCGGGGGCTTCCGGTCTTTCCTCCTTCGAAGCTTAAATCAATATCTCTTGGTCGAATGTAATAATTGAGGGTAGTTAATGATACCTGACAAGCTGGTGGCTGGGCCATATTTATGGCCCAGAGTGGGTTTTCCTTCACTTGAAAACTGATGTGGGACAACTCCCCTTCGTTGTTACTTCAAACACCCAGTTTCCATACACCTGCTTCCAAAACCGTTCCCGGCCCAATAGGCTACCACCGAGGTCGGGCCCGGCCCATCCTGCTTTCGGATGAGAACCCTGGGGCGGCCTCGGTTGTCTTAACCATGGTGGGATACTTACTACGGGCTTGAGAGGTTGTTTTATGCACAACCGACTACAATAATAAAGAGAATACTGACCAAAACTTGAAAATTTTCAAGAAAAAGAAACTAAATCTGAAAGTGTAGAGCTAGCCAAAACAAGGAAGGAAAGAAGAACAAGAGCATCTTCAAATATTCATTCACAACGACCAGACCAAAGCTCCGCTACTGCTTGCCCAACAAATAACAGACAGACCTACTATATATGCATGCTTGTTAACTATTATTTAATTAATTAGCGACAAACAGAAACATCAAGAATTACTTGTAGTTGATTTCAATGGTTTTGCTACTCATAACACTTTCTATGCTGGAGATATATTGGAGTGAGTGATCTAAAAATTCGGCAGCTTAGCTTTATATATATACTGCAGATCCATGCATTTGCTGCATTTCTCATTTTTTTCTCTCTGCAAAATCAGATCGACCAGCACATTTGAATGTCCCTATTTTGCCAAATGCAAACATATATTACAGCCCGGTTGATTCTATAGCTTTTGTGTCAATTTCAACTATGGCATCAACTAATAATCCATTACGAACCAGACTGGATGAGAGTGAGACAATGATTATTTTGATTTTCTATTTCTAATTTCAAAACGTTCAATCCTCGATATTATCTCCAATTTTTTGTTAGAATAATTGCATGTACAGTATATATCAATGGTGGTATTTGGAGCTCTTAGCTAGGCTAGATCAATTAGTATGTCAATTTCAGTTATAGTACAAATTAGTATGATTTGGAGCTTTGTTCTGATCATCAGCCAAAAACCAGCTGCTCCGATCCGGAGTCATAATCAGATATGAATTAATAACCTTTGTTCTGATCACTATCAGAAGAACAATTAAAGCCCTGAGGGCATATCGATCACAGCGACCAGACCAAAGCTCCACTATTGCTTCCGATCATGAAAAGCTAGCAGGCTTCTATATATGCAAGCTTGATGCTTGTTATTTGCTTAATTAGCCATAATAAACAGAAACTCAGAAACATACATAGTTACTTGGTAGCACAGGTGATTAATTAATATGGCAGTGGCACGATACTCGGCTCTTGCTCTGATTGCATTTCTTGTTTCTCCGATCATGGTGATGGCAACAACATACGACATTGTCTGGGCACTTGGAATTGATTACAGTACTGATTTTGTTGAACAAAACACTTTCTATGCTGGAGATGTGATAAGTGAGTGATCTAAAACTTTGGCAGCTGAGCTTTATACTAGTTATCAGATTCGATCATTTGCTATACGCCACCACATAACATTTGAATGATTATAGTGAATTTGTACGTGAATCACTTATAGTTTGTCATCACTCTAATGTCCTTTGATGGAATAATTTTGATCAAATATAATTCAGATCTTAATCGATGTTGTGTCTTATTTCTCAGCTTTTCATTACGATGTTGCTCGAGACGATGTGGTTATAGCAACAGATGGTGATGCATTTGATCAATGCATGATGGAACCGAACTTGGGTCATTACCAAAGTGGCAATGATGCACTAACCTTGTGTGAACCTAAATATCATTATTTCATGTGTGGGTATCACTGCAAATCCAATGGCATGAAGATGTCGGTGTTTGTGAACTAGATACTAGTAACAAATAATGCATGCCTCTGTGGAGAGGAATATGTACTAATTATTTAGAACTTGTCTGCTGTGCCGGACAGTATGACATATATACACTGATATAAATAAAAGCACGTGCTTTGCACGCAGCAATTGGGTGTTTTGTTTTGGAAAATTTTGCCTTCAAAGCATGTTGCATAGCATGCCGTCCGGTATAATAGAATTTTCTAATTATTTAAATTGTTTAATTGGATCTATATTTAGACTTTGATCGGCATATATAGACACTTGTTAGGGTTAGTGGGCATTTTCCTATATATCTCAAAACATTAATAACTTCACTAACATCTTTGATCGAGTGGGAGAAAGTATAGCCATGAATCATGAACGATGTGGTAGGCTAGGATAGCTATTTGGACTTTGGAGTTGTTTCTACTTTCTAGTAGAGTGCAACCGGGTTTCCCTCTAAAATGGGTTACATTAATATACTTTTGGATCTAGTCTTCAAAATGAAGTTATGGCCCAAATAGAGATATTATAGAAGAAAATGAAAAAAAAATTGAAAAATAGATCATCATGCACTATCAAAGGGATAGCATAGGCTGAAAGTTTCCTTCGGATATATGGACTAGTGTATCACATTTTAATTGAGAATACAAACCCACCACAACAGTCAATATCCGTAATCAAGCTAAGCCTCATGTGTTTCTAATTTGTCATTCCAATTAACTCCAAGGTGTGCATGCTAGCTTGTTGGTACACACTCGAGCCAAAATTGACGTGTGATAGGCACTTGTGAGCTCCATTCTAAATCCCTCATGTTGTAGTCAATTCTTTATTTCTAATCACTATCGATCGTAATTGTATATCGTAATCGTATATTCTGACTAGCATCTTATTATTATTTAAAAAATACATAATATTAGAATACAAAAGGAAAAAACCAAATAATTTCAATGTACTTGTCGGTATACTAATAATACAACTAAAATGAGCCTAGCTAGATATTTTGCAACCAAGGAATGAATCCAACGTGTTTAAACCTAAAGGTTAAGCTACGAAGCATTCCACAATTGCCTATATACGACTTCAACGTTTATCATGGCTGAATTATCAAGCATGGTAAAGGAGTATGGACGTAACCATTTTAAGGCTACAATGTTATGGGCATGTAAAAGAGAAAGGCTTAGTATTGAAATAGAAGGATTCTAGCTAGCTCAGTCGATCAAAAAAGAAGATATGGAGTAAAAGGCAATGTGCAAACCCATGCCAACTGCATGCTTGAGAGTTGAGACCTAATTGGGGGTGTGATAAAAGAGAGAGCTAGAATTTGTAGCAAAAAGATATATCCCCGACAGTTTAAGCGAATGCCATAGAGGCTAGGAAGTACTCATCTAATGATGGAAGGAAGTCAAGGAACTCTTGTAGTCTTGCTTATTTGTGAAGTAACTCTCAAAGTCTGGTTCAACCTTTATGGACAACCAAAGGATCCACAAGACAACGGTAATATTCCATGTCAATGCATGTATGAATAATTCGCAATATACGTGTATAATGCATGTATGCACATACATATATACTAACAGTATATCATATTCGTTGTTTAGTATGCAGCATAGGATAAGATAATTCTAGCTTGTAATATATCAGTGAAGTTTACTCTCTAAA
Above is a window of Fragaria vesca subsp. vesca linkage group LG7, FraVesHawaii_1.0, whole genome shotgun sequence DNA encoding:
- the LOC101307443 gene encoding basic blue protein-like, encoding MARYSALSLLAFLVSPIMVMATSYEVDWSVGVDFTAFATQNHFYAGDVLNFHYDRVHNNVVIATNGDEFDQCEMEPNLGYYQSGNEAFTLPEAGYYYFMCGYHCKSDGMRMTVFVN
- the LOC101307737 gene encoding uncharacterized protein LOC101307737 codes for the protein MAVARYSALALIAFLVSPIMVMATTYDIVWALGIDYSTDFVEQNTFYAGDVITFHYDVARDDVVIATDGDAFDQCMMEPNLGHYQSGNDALTLCEPKYHYFMCGYHCKSNGMKMSVFVN